A region of the Microcystis aeruginosa FD4 genome:
ACTCTATAGCTTTCGGTCAATCGGCACTGCTACTCGATACCCAAGCCTACCGTCTCAAGGACAAAGGAGGAGACTCATGGATATGCTAGAACTGTTATCCCTATTAGGGTTTGCTCATCACCTTATGGGCGATGACAGGAAAGTTAAATATAACTATATCTCTAATCGAGTAGATAAAGTTTCAATACCTAATAGGCATTATTACTCACTTAACGGAAGTCGAGGAGGTTTACTTTCCCTTGCTCAGGGTAGCAGAATCGGGCAGGTAGTTTTACAATGGTCTTTATATACTCAATTAGCAAGCGAGAAGCTATAATTGATGGATGAACCATAGAAGGAGCCGCCTATGCAATCCTCAAACAGTCATTTAGCGAACTCATCTAAAATTACGGTGGAGCCATGCAAGTTTATGTACTACCTATTGATCGCGTTCAATGAAATGGAGCATCAACATCGAAAAATCTTTCAAATTCAACAAGCGCAAGAAGAGAAAATCGAGCATATTCAAAGGAAGTTCGATGAACTGGAGGAATCATTCGGTGGAATTTTAGCTGAATATCGATATTTCAAGAATCGTACCGCCGATTTAGAACATCAAGTCCTTACTGAAAACTTGGAAGATTAATACTCGGTTAGAAAATCATGGCTAACTCTATTTTAGAAAACTCCCAAAAGCTGTCCTCTCAACTTCTCGAAAAAATTCCCTATGTCAAACTATTAGTTTTATTCGGTTCTAGAGCGACCAGAAAAAATCACGACGGTAGTGATTGGGATTTTGCGGTTCTATATGACGAAAAAGCCGAGGGGAAACAAGATCAAGAAAAATACGAGCGATATCTAGAAGTTCTTGACTACCTGAGTGAAGTATTAAAGATCAATAGGGACGCAATCGATCTTGTTGAACTTGATCGCTGTTCTCCCCTTATCGGTTATCAAGTCGCACGAGATGGAAAACTTATTTACGAAAGTCATGTTGGCGAGTTTCTTAAATTTCGTGTTCGAGCGTGGAAGGTATATGCTGATACCGCCAAGTTTCGTAAAACCCAGAAAGAAAGTATTCATCTTTGGTTAAAAAAATGGAGTTTGCAATGATGGAAAGAAAAATTATAGAATCAAGAATTAGCTTGATGATTAAATATCTTGATCGCCTGAAATGTTTCGAGTCTATCAAGTTAATCGATTATCAAGAAAATGAGTAAATTGATCATGAAATTGTTTTTAAATCTATCCCTAAAACTTAAAAACAATTCCCTATTTATATCTACAAATCATCACTTACTTAGATGTACAGGAGCAGGATAATGGCTAGAAAGAAAAAAGAAACAAGTCAAGAGATTCAACAATTAAATATTTTTGACTATCGAGATAATATTGAATCCTTTCAAGACGAAAACGAGGATATAAATAATTATGAGGAAGAGGAAGAAGAGCCACCAGATTCTAACCGAGATGAAGAAGAGATTCAAAAAGAATTTTTAACGACTAAACTCTTTAAAGAAGCAATTATTAAGCAGAATCCCGAAGATCCTGTCATGATAGATTTCGCCGAGTATGTATTGCCTAATTTCTTGAAAGTTGCTGCTGGTGTGACTGCAAAAGGAGGTAAATGGATCGAGAATAAAATAGCGGAGGGAAATTTAAAAAGCGATCGAGCTTTGCACGACCAATCATTAAGCACTCACATCCTGAATGGATTATTCGCAGCCAACTTAATCGAACAACAAATAGAAAAATTAGACACAACTATTAAACGATATATCAAAGAATTTGATAGAAGATTGGGTATGGCGGGATTTATTTTACATGATTTCGAGAAATTTAAGTATGATCGCTTTCCACAGATGCCTGAAAAGTACAAAAATTTGTCAGAAATTCGAGGATTATCTATTCAAGAACATCG
Encoded here:
- the mntA gene encoding type VII toxin-antitoxin system MntA family adenylyltransferase antitoxin — encoded protein: MANSILENSQKLSSQLLEKIPYVKLLVLFGSRATRKNHDGSDWDFAVLYDEKAEGKQDQEKYERYLEVLDYLSEVLKINRDAIDLVELDRCSPLIGYQVARDGKLIYESHVGEFLKFRVRAWKVYADTAKFRKTQKESIHLWLKKWSLQ